From one Anguilla rostrata isolate EN2019 chromosome 12, ASM1855537v3, whole genome shotgun sequence genomic stretch:
- the LOC135236716 gene encoding extracellular calcium-sensing receptor-like — protein MLLLLLLELALKMQWMQMEEPMCKLLGRAEQPELAKDGDLIIGGIFTFVTGPSGIIHTFKRLPEGPKCSNLNFREFQFAHTMIFAIEEINRNPQILPNFTLGYKIYNACGYTNILKSAIALVNGQEEVIHSKSCSKTDTAQAIIGHSASTPTMGFAMITGRFQIPVISHFATCACLSNRKEFPSFFRTIPSDYHQSRALAQLVKHFGWTWVGAISSDNDYGNDGMATFVQAAQEVGVCVEYSVAFLKSGPRHALLRVVEVIKHSTSKVIMAFMTHREVKVLVEELQKQNITGLQWIGSDAWITDNSLTDSEGYTALIGALGFVVSRAQIPGLGQFLQEVNPSQFPHSAFLREFWENVFNCTLTPHSLTDRRRLCSGSEHLRDVETQFADVSELRFANNVYKAVYAVAHALHNLLTCEHSQGPFTNNSCANDNSIKPWQVLHYLQTVNFTTNSGETVYFDSNGDSPARYELINLQRANDRTMEIVTIGYYDSSLLKKHQFTMNNVSIVWGGASTKNPVSVCSESCPPGTRKAVQRGRPVCCYDCVPCSEGEISNMPDSTECLKCPPDYWSNKRRDKCVIKKMEFLTYKEIMGIILVFFCILGVCLTIIVSVVLFHHRQTPIVKANNSELSFLLLFSLKLCFLCSLTFIGRPSEWSCMLRHTAFGITFVLCISCVLGKTIVVLMAFRATLPGSNVMKWFGPLQQRLSVLAFTLIQVLICVLWLTISPPFPNKNMKHYKEKIILECDVGSAVGFWAVLGYIGLLSILCFVLAFLARKLPDNFNEAKFITFSMLIFCAVWITFIPAYVSSPGKFTVAVEIFAILASSSGLLFCIFIPKCYIILCKPEQNTKKHLFGKTTFQSLQ, from the exons atgctgctgctgctgctattggAGCTGGCCCTGAAAATGCAGTGGATGCAGATGGAGGAACCCATGTGCAAACTGctgggcagagcagagcagccggAGTTAGCCAAAGACGGAGACCTCATCATTGGGGGAATCTTCACTTTTGTCACTGGACCCAGCGGAATAATACACACCTTTAAGAGGCTACCAGAAGGCCCAAAATGTAGCAA tttaaatttcAGGGAGTTCCAATTTGCCCACACAATGATCTTTGCAATAGAAGAAATCAATCGAAACCCTCAAATTCTCCCAAATTTTACCCTGGGATATAAGATCTACAATGCCTGTGGCTATACAAACATACTTAAATCTGCTATTGCTTTAGTGAATGGCCAGGAGGAAGTAATTCATAGCAAAAGCTGCTCTAAAACAGATACAGCCCAAGCCATAATAGGCCACTCAGCATCCACACCAACAATGGGATTCGCAATGATAACTGGAAGGTTTCAAATACCAGTG ATCAGCCACTTTGCAACATGCGCATGCTTGAGCAACAGAAAAGAGTTCCCTTCATTCTTCAGAACAATTCCCAGTGACTATCACCAGAGCAGAGCACTGGCACAGCTGGTGAAGCACTTTGGCTGGACTTGGGTTGGGGCCATAAGCAGTGACAATGACTATGGAAACGATGGGATGGCAACCTTTGTGCAGGCAGCCCAGGAGGTGGGAGTATGTGTTGAGTACTCAGTGGCCTTTCTGAAATCAGGGCCTCGCCATGCACTGCTCAGAGTCGTTGAGGTTATAAAACATTCCACCTCAAAGGTGATCATGGCCTTTATGACACACAGGGAGGTCAAGGTGCTGGTGGAAGAGCTGCAGAAACAGAACATCACGGGCCTGCAGTGGATCGGCAGTGATGCCTGGATCACTGACAATTCTCTCACTGACAGCGAGGGCTACACGGCTCTAATTGGAGCCTTGGGCTTTGTGGTCAGCAGGGCACAGATCCCTGGGCTGGGGCAGTTTCTACAGGAGGTTAATCCTTCTCAATTTCCTCACAGCGCATTcctcagggaattctgggaaaatgtGTTCAACTGCACTTTGACTCCACATAGCTTGACTGACAGAAGGAGACTCTGCAGTGGCTCTGAGCATTTGAGAGATGTGGAGACCCAGTTCGCAGATGTTTCAGAACTAAGGTTCGCTAACAATGTGTACAAGGCTGTGTATGCAGTGGCCCACGCGCTGCACAACCTGCTCACATGTGAGCATAGCCAAGGCCCCTTCACTAATAACAGCTGTGCAAACGACAACAGCATAAAGCCATGGCAG GTTTTACATTATCTGCAAACAGTGAATTTCACAACTAATTCAGGGGAGACAGTGTATTTTGACAGCAATGGAGATTCACCAGCCAGATATGAGCTCATAAATTTACAACGTGCCAATGACAGGACCATGGAAATTGTCACGATTGGCTACTATGATTCATCACTGCTTAAAAAGCACCAGTTCACAATGAACAATGTCAGCATTGTTTGGGGAGGAGCCAGTACAAAG AatcctgtgtcagtgtgcagtgagagctgtcccccaggcactcggaaggctgtgcagagagggaggccTGTCTGCTGCTATGACTGTGTGCCCTGTTCTGAGGGAGAAATTAGCAATATGCCAG ACTCCACTGAATGCTTGAAGTGCCCACCTGATTACTGGTCCAACAAGAGAAGAGATAAATGTGTCAtcaaaaaaatggaatttctTACATATAAAGAAATAATGGGGATTATTTTGGTTTTCTTCTGCATACTAGGAGTATGTCTAACAATTATTGTATCTGTGGTTTTATttcatcacagacagacacctaTTGTGAAAGCCAACAACTCAGAGCTGAGCTTCTTGCTGCtattttcattgaaactgtgtttcctttgctctcttaccttcatcggccggccctctgagtggtcctgtatgctgcgccacactgcgtttgggatcacctttgtcctctgcatctcctgtgttctggggaaaacaatagtggtgttaatggccttcagggctacacttccaggcagtaatgtgatgaagtggtttgggcctctgcagcagagactgagtgttcttgctttcactctcatacaggtccttatttgtgtgctttggttaacaatatcccctccattccccaacaagaacatgaagcactacaaagaaaagatcattctagagtgtgatgtaggatcagcagtggggttctgggctgtgctgggttataTTGGGCTCCTCTCTATATTATGctttgttttagcttttctggCTCGTAAGCTGCCTGATAACTTCAATGAAGccaaattcatcacattcagcatgctcatattctgtgcagtctggatcacctttataccagcttatgtcagctcacctggaaagttcactgtagctgtggagatCTTTGCTATTTTAGCTTCAAGTTCTGGTTTACTATTCTGCATTTTCATACCAAAATGCTATATTATACTATGCAAACCAgaacaaaacaccaaaaaacatttatttggaaaaactaCCTTTCAGTCTCTGCAATAG